From the Streptomonospora nanhaiensis genome, the window CCGCAACCACGCGATGGTGCTCCGCGACTACCTCCTGGAGACGGCCGGGGAGACGGGCAAGTCGGGCAAGACGGGCGAGCAGGGGAACGGCAAGCAGGAGCAGGGCAAGGGCAGGGGCGACAAGGGCGCGGAGCGGAGCGGCGCCGCGAAGAAGGGCCCCGAGAAGAAGAGCGGGGACAACAAGAGCGCCGACAGAAGGAGCGCGGACAGGAAGAGTTCCGCGAAGTAGGGCGCAGTGGCGCAACGCGGTTGCGGAACGGTGCCGAAAAGCCGTTCAGGTCGCTTCGGGTACGGGCGAGCGCCCACCGGTACCGCCCCGCAGTGGCCAGGGCGGTGACGGCAGCGGCGAGTCCGGCGGTTGGTCGCAGGCGGGCGGTTTCGGTCGGCCGGGTTGATGGCTCGGGCAGCGTCGGGGCGGCGAGGGCGGCGGCGGGCTCTGGTGTGCGGTCATCGGTTCGGGCTGCGGGCGTCTGAGGTGGCATCGGGGGGCGGCGAGGGCGGCGGCGGGCTCTGGTGTGCGGTCATCCGTTCGGGCTGCGGATGTCTGAGGTGGCATCGGAGTGCGGAGTGCGGCGTTTTCAGTGGGGGCCGGGCGGCGGCCAGGCGGCCGGGGCGTCGGGTGCCTGCCGGGCCGGGGCTGGGGAGGCCGAGCGCGGCCGTTCTCCGCTCCGCGTGGGGCCGCAGGGAGCAAACCGGGCAAACCGGTCACCCAAGGCCTTGAATCTCACGGGGTGAGACAAAATCGGGGCCTTTCGCGACGATCCGGCATCCACGGTCGCCCAAACGGCCATCGCCGCCCCCGGCAGCGGCGGTGAGCTGGGCCGGGTGCGGCGCGTGGAGGTCGACATGTGCGTGCCGCTGCCCCTGCCCGGCGACATCCGCTACCGCTACGACCTCGGCGGCGGCGCGGCCATGGACACCGGCTGCTACGCCGCCCACCTGGCGCGGCTGCTGGGCGGCGAGGAGCCCGAGGTGGTCGCCGCCCGCGCCGCCACGCTGCGCCGCGCCCTCGCCGTGGACCGCGCGGTGACCGCCGAGCTGGCGTTCCCCTCCGGCGCCTCCGGGCGGCTGCGGGCCTCGCTGTGGTCGGCCCAACTGCTGTCGGTGGGCGCCCGCGTGGTGGGCGAGCACGGCGAGCTGCGGGTCGCCAACTTCCTCATGCCGCACCTCTTCCACCGGCTGCGCGTGCGCACGCCGCACGGCGTGCGCACCGAGACCGTCCCCGGCGATGCCACCTACACCGCCCAGCTGCGGGCGTTCGCCGCCGCCGTGCGCGAGGGCGCCCCGGTGCTCACGCCCGCCCGCGACGCCGTGCACACCATGGCGCTGCTGGACGCCGTCTACCGCGCCGCCGGGCTGCCCGTGCGCGGGTCCGCCCTCGACTGAGAGCGGCCCGCCCCCTCCGCCCGGCCCGGCGGCCCGGCGGCCCGGCCCGGCAGCCCGGCCCGCGCGCCCCCTCCGTGTGATCCCACCCACGCGAGGGCGCCCGGCCGGGCCCGGCACTCGCGCCGGCGCCCGGGCCCGCCCACCGGCCCGGTCGCCTATCGGCAGAGAACGGCATGGATCGGAAATCACGACTCGCCGTTTCGATCAGGGGTTTCGGACACGCGGGCGGGGGCGTGGCCATCTCCTCCGCGTTCAGTAGTCTGCGACGAAAGGACGCGCGCGGCCGGCAGGCGGTGCGCGGGGGAGCCGAGTGTGCGAGGGGACGCGTCCATGGCGATGACCGGCGTGGTGAAGGACGAGCTGAGCCGACTGACCGTTCTCAAGCCGTGCTGCCGCAAAGCCGAGGTCTCCACGATCCTCCGCTTCACCGGCGGGCTGCACCTGGTCAGCGGCCGGATCGTCATCGAGGCCGAGTTGGACACCGGCTCGGCCGCGCGCCGGCTGCGCAAGGACATCTCCGAGGTCTTCGGCCATGAGTCCGAGGTCGTCGTGCTGGCGCCCAGCGGCCTGCGCAAGGGCAGCCGCTACGTCGTGCGCGTCATCAAGGAGGGCGAGAGCCTGGCCCGCCAGACCGGCCTGATCGACAACAACGGCCGCCCGGTGCGCGGGCTGCCGCGCCACGTGGTGGCCGGGGGCGCCTGCGACGCCGAGTCCGCCTGGCGCGGCGCCTTCCTGGCCCACGGCTCCCTCACCGAGCCGGGCCGCTCGATGTCGCTGGAGGTCACCTGCCCCGGACCCGAGGCCGCGCTGGCGCTGGTGGGCGCCGCGCGCCGGCTCAAGGTGCACGCCAAGGCCCGCGAGGTGCGCGGCGTGGACCGCGTGGTGGTCCGCGACGGCGACTCCATCGGGGCGCTGCTGACCCTGCTCGGTGCCCACGGCAGCGTGCTGACCTGGGAGGAGCGCCGGATGCGCCGCGAGGTCCGCGCCACCGCCAACCGGCTGGCCAACTTCGACGACGCCAACCTGCGGCGCAGCGCCCGCGCCGCGGTTGCCGCCGGCGCCCGCGTGGAGCGGGCCCTGGAGATCCTCGGCGACGAGGCGCCCGAGCACCTGGTGGCCGCCGGGCAGCTCCGGCTGGCCCACAAGCAGGCGTCGCTGGAGGAGTTGGGCCAGCTGTCCTCGCCGCCGCTGACCAAGGACGCCATCGCCGGGCGCATCCGCCGCCTGCTGGCCATGGCCGACAAGCGCGCCGCCGACCTCGGGATTCCCGGAACCGAGGCCAACCTCACGGCCGACATGCTGGTGCCCTGAACACCGGCGCACACGCCCGGTCCCCGGGGCCGCGGAGCCGCCCTGCGGCCCCGCGCGCGGGCCCGGCCGTGTGCCGTTTTGTGACTGGTCAGACCGTCCGGAAAACTTCGGAAAATGGTCTAGACCTGTAGCGGTGCCGGTGCGAGCATGGTCCCGGCGCCGGCCCCCCGTACCGGGGTGAGGCACGCGCGACCGCCCTGCTGGGGGGCGATAGGCTCGGAAGTGAACCCGGCGCTGAAGACACGCCTGGCCCGACCTCGCGTCGGCCGCGGCAGCAGTACCTACGAACACGTGAGGAGCTTGGTTACCGTGACCATCCGTGTAGGCGTGAACGGTTTCGGCCGGATCGGCCGCAACTTCTGGCGCGCGGCCCGCGCCGCCGGCAGCGAGGTCGAGATCGTCGCGGTCAACGACCTCACCGACAACGCCACCCTTGCCCACCTGCTCAAGTACGACACCGTCCTGGGCACCCTCGAAGGCGACGTGGAGGTCGGCGACGACTCCATCCGCGTCGGCAACGCCACCGTCAAGACCCTTGAGGAGCGCGACCCGGGCAAGCTGCCCTGGGGCGACCTCGGTGTCGACGTCGTCATCGAGTCCACCGGCCGGTTCACCAAGGCCGAGGACGCCAAGAAGCACATCGACGCCGGTGCCAAGAAGGTCATCGTCTCCGCGCCCGCCAAGGGCGAGGACATCACCATCGTGATGGGCGTCAACGACGACAAGTACGACCCCGCCCAGCACCACGTGCTGTCCAACGCCTCCTGCACCACCAACTGCGTGGCGCCGATGGCCAAGGTCCTGCTCGACAGCTTCGGCATCGTCAAGGGCCTCATGACCACCACCCACGCATACACCAACGACCAGGTCATCCTGGACTTCCCGCACAAGGACCTGCGCCGGGCCCGCGCCGCCGCGCAGAACATCATCCCCACCACCACCGGTGCCGCCAAGGCCACCGCCCTGGTGCTGCCCGAGCTGCAGGGCAAGCTCGACGGCATCGCCATGCGGGTGCCCGTGCCCGACGGCTCGGTCACCGACCTGGTGGTGGAGCTGGAGCGCGAGGTCACCAAGGACGAGGTCAACGCCGCGTTCAAGGCCGCCGCCGAGGGGCCGCTCAAGCAGTTCCTCACCTACACCGAGGACCAGATCGTCTCCTCCGACATCGTCGGCACCCCGGCCTCCTGCACCTTCGACTCCAGCCTGACCATGGCCTTCGGCTCGACCGTCAAGGTCATCGGCTGGTACGACAACGAGTGGGGCTACTCCAACCGCCTCGTGGACCTGGCCAAGCTGGTCGGCTCCCGCCTGTAGTTCCGGACGACCCCAGCCGTGTGAGCGCCGGTGCGGCGCCCCCCGCCCGTGGCGAGGGGCGCCGCCGTCGCGCGGGCCCGCCCCACACGGCGCCACTCCCGCGGAATGGAGACCCCATGCGCACCATCGACGACCTCGACGTCTCGGGCAAGCGCGTGTTCGTCCGGGCCGACCTCAACGTGCCCCTCGACGGCGACCGCATCACCGACGACGGCCGCATCCGGGCCAGCCTGCCCACGATCACCACGCTGCGCGAGCGCGGCGCCCGCGTCGTCGTCGCGGCGCACCTGGGCCGCCCCAAGGGCGCGCCCGACCCCGCCTACTCCCTGCGCCCCGTGGCCGCGCGCCTGGGCGAGCTGCTGGGCACCGAGGTCGCCTTCGCCACCGACACCGCCGGCGACTCCGCCCGCGAGGTGACCGCGGCGCTGGCCGACGGCGAGGTCGCCCTCATCGAGAACCTGCGCTTCGAGCCCGGCGAGACCAGCAAGGACGACGCCGAGCGCGGCGAGTTCGCCGACCGCCTGGCGCGGCTGGCCGACCTCTACGTCGGCGACGGCTTCGGCGCGGTGCACCGCAGGCACGCCAGCGTCTACGACCTGCCCCAGCGCCTGCCGCACGCGGTGGGCGGCCTGGTCCTGGCCGAGGTCGAGGTGCTGCGCACCCTCACCGGAGACCCCCGCCGCCCCTACGCGGTGGTCCTGGGCGGCTCCAAGGTCTCCGACAAGCTCGGTGTCATCGACAACCTGCTGGGCACCGCCGACCGCCTGCTCATCGGCGGCGGCATGGTCTTCACCTTCCTCAAGGCCAAGGGCTATGAGGTCGGTAAGAGCCTGCTGGAGGAGGACCAGCTCGACACCGTGCGCGAGTACCTCCAGCGCGCCGAGAAGCAGGGCGTGGAGATCGTGCTGCCGGTCGACGTGGTGGCCGCCGAGGCGTTCTCCGCCGACGCCCCCCACGCCCCGGTCGACGCCGACGCCATCCCGGCCGACCGCATGGGCCTGGACATCGGCCCCAAGAGCCGCGAGCTGTTCGCGAGCCGGCTCGCCGACACCGCCACCGTCTTCTGGAACGGGCCCATGGGCGTCTTCGAGATGGAGCCCTACTCCCACGGCACCCGCGCCCTGGCCCAGGCCCTCATCGACTCCGGGGCCTTCACCGTGGTGGGCGGCGGCGACTCCGCCGCGGCCGTGCGGTCGCTGGGCTTTGCGGAGTCGGCGTTCGGCCACATCTCCACCGGCGGCGGCGCCAGCCTGGAGTACCTGGAGGGCAAGCGGCTGCCCGGTATCGAGGCGCTGGCCGACTGACCCCGCGCCGGCGGCCCGTCCCCGGTCCGCCGGCGCACGCCCTTCACGCACACAAGCCCCGAGGAACGACACCCATGGCACAGCCCACCCGCACCCCGTTGATCGCCGGCAACTGGAAGCTGAACAACAACCACCTTGAGGCGATCGCCCTGGTGCAGAAGCTGGCGTTCTCGCTCACCGACGCCGACCACGACACCGCCGAGGTCGTCGTGCTGCCGCCGTTCACCAGCCTGCGCAGCGTGCAGACCCTGGTCGACGGCGACAAGCTGCGGATCGGCTACGGCGCCCAGGACATCTCCGCCCACGACAAGGGCGCCTACACCGGCGAGGTCTCCGGCCCCATGCTCGCCAAGCTCGGCTGCGCCTACGCGCTGGCCGGCCACTCCGAGCGCCGCGAGTACCACCACGAGGACGACGCGGTCGTCAACGCCAAGGTGAAGGCCGCCTTCGCCGCCGACATCACGCCGATCCTGTGCCTGGGCGAGGGCCTGGACGTCCGCAAGGCCGGCGGGCAGGTGTCCCACACCCTGGCCCAGCTCGACGGCGCCCTCAAGGACGTCACCGCCGAGCAGGCCGCGCGCCTGGTGGTCGCCTACGAGCCGGTGTGGGCCATCGGCACCGGCGAGGTCGCCACGCCCGAGGACGCCCAGGAGGTCTGCGGCGCGCTGCGGGCCCGCCTGGCCGAGCTGTACTCCGCCGAGACCGCCGCCGCCACCCGGATCCTTTACGGCGGGTCGGTCAAGGGCGACAACATCGCCGGGATCATGGAGCAGGCCGACGTCGACGGCGCCCTGGTGGGCGGCGCCAGCCTCAAGCCCGAGGAGTTCGTGCGGATCGCCCGTCTGGGCCGGGAGCGCTGAGCCCGGTGCCCGGCCGGGGGAGCGGGGCCGCCGCGCCCCCTCCCCGGCCGGGCACCCGGCCTCCGGCCCCGCCGTGCGCGGGGGCGCGGGCGGCCGGAACGGACAAGGGAGCGCCGGCGCCGGGTTAGACTGCCCGGAGGTACCTTTCCGCAATCAACGTATGCCTCAGCGGCACACGGTAGAATCCAGCATTGTCCCCGGTCCCTCCTCCACTGGACCGCCGGCCCGCCGCGGTGGACCGGTACACGGACCCGGGGAGCCCAAGGTCATCAATTCCCCCGCATCGGGGTCGAGTTACGGGTGAGCACGTGATCCTCGGTCTGTCCATAGTCGTGATGCTCTGCAGCGTGCTGCTGGTCCTGATGGTGCTGTTGCACAAGGGCAAGGGCGGCGGGCTCTCCGACCTGTTCGGGGGCGGCGTCACGTCCTCCCTGGGCGGGTCCTCGGTCGTCGAGCGCAACCTGGACCGGCTGACCATCGCCATCGGCCTGGTGTGGATCGTCGCCGTGGTGGCTCTGGGCCTGCTCCTCAACCAGGGCGGCGTCTAGCCGCCCTCCTCCACACGCCCCCTGGCCCCGCCCGCGTGGCGCGGGTCCGCGTGTACCGCACCCTGTTGCCGTGCGGAGCGCACTTTCGCCGTTGACAAAGGAGTTACTCGTGGGAAGTGGCAGCGCCATCCGTGGCAGCCGCGTCGGTGCCGGACCGATGGGTGAGGCCGAGCGCGGGGAGTCCGCGCCGCGCATCCGGGTCCCCTTCTACTGCGCCAACAAGCACGAGGTGGTTCCGAGCTTCGCGCACGAGGCCGCCGTCCCCGACGAGTGGGACTGCCCCCGCTGCGGTTTCCCCGCCGGCAAGGACCCGCAGAACCCGCCGGCGCCGCCGCGCACCGAGCCCTACAAGACCCACCTCGCCTACGTGAAGGAGCGCCGCAGCGAGGAGGAGGGCCGCCTCATCCTCGACGAGGCCCTGGCCAAGCTGCGCGCCGACCGCGCCGAGGTCGAGGCCTACATGCGCGCCAACGCCAACTGACCGCTCGGCCCCGCCGCGCCCGCCGACTCACCCCGGCCGGCGCCCGCCCAGCCTGCGGGTGAGTTCGGCGGCGGCCTCGCGCGCGCTCGCGGCCAGCGCCGGGACCGGCAGCGGCCGGTCGCCGGCGGGCACGGTCAGGCTGATCGCCGCCGCCGGCGCGCCGTTGTGGTCGAAGGCGGCCGCCGCCACCGACGAGAACCCCTCGCTCACCTGCCCCTCCTCCACCGAGAACCCCGCCCGCCGCTCGGCGGTCAGGACCTCCCGCAGCTCACCGGGGGTGCGGGGCCCCCGCCCGGTGCGGTCCACGAAGTGCCCGGCGTCGGGGTAGAGCGCCCGCACCTGGGCGCGCGGCAGGTGGGCCAGCAGGGCCCGGCCCGAGGCGGTCAGGTGCGCGGGAAGCCGCACGCCCACGCCGGTGACCAGCGCGGGCGTGTGCGGCGGATGCTCCTTGAGCAGGTAGAGGGTGTCGGCGCCGTGCAGGACGCCCAGGTGCGCGGTGGCGCCGGTCTCCTCGACCAGTTGGCGCAGCAGCGGGCGGGCCAGGCGCTCCAGGGGGTCGTGGCGCAGGAACGCCGACCCGATCTCGAAGGCCGCCACCCCCAGCCCCCACCGGTGCTCCTCGGGCAGGTGGACGACGAACCCCTCCTCGGCCATCGCCTCCAGGAGCTGGTAGACGCTGGAGCGCGGCAGGCCCAGCTCCGAGGCGATGGCCGTTGCCGCCACCGGGCCCGGGCGGGTCGCCAGGTAGCGCAGCAGCCGCAGGGCCCGCGTGGCTGCTGGAACATGGCTCATACCGCGATTGTGGCATGCCCGGTATCGGCTCTCAGGTGCCGCAGGGGCGGCCCACGCCGGGCACGCGCAGCGCGCGGACCTGGAGCCGCCCGCAGGCGCAGCGGGTGTAGAGGAGCATTCCGGTGGAGGTCGGGTGCCGCGACACCACCTGGTAGACGTCCGCTTCCGGCCATCCGCAGTCGGGGCAGCGGGCCTCGTGTTCGGCGTGTGCTTCCATGCCTCCAGTCTCGACCGCCGCTTATGTTCATGTCCATCGCAGGTTTGCGCACGAAACCGTGTAGCCTCGGCTTCATGTTCGACTTGCGACGGCTGCGGGTGCTGCGGGCGGTCCACCACCACGGCACGGTCACCGGCGCGGCCGAGGCGCTGCACCTGAGCCCCTCGGCCGTCTCCCAGCAGATCCGCCAGCTCGCCAAGGAGCTGGGCGTGGCGCTGCTGGAGCCCGACGGCCGCCGGGTGCGGCTGACCTCGGCGGCCGTGGTGCTGCTGGACCACGCCGACGCGCTGAGCACCCGCTGGGAGCAGGCGCTGGCCGACCTCGCCGTGCACGCCGACGGCGACGCCGGGCCGCTGCGCATCGCCGGCTTCGCCACGGGCATCGCCGTGCTGCTGGCGCCCGCCGCCGCACTGCTGCGCCGCTCCCGCCCGCGGCTGTCGGTGTCGGTCACCCAGGCCGAGACCGGGGAGTGCTTCGACATGCTGCTGGCGGGCTCGGCCGACCTCGCGGTGTTCGTGCCCGATCCCACGGTCGTGGTCGCCGAG encodes:
- a CDS encoding Gfo/Idh/MocA family protein, coding for MGRVRRVEVDMCVPLPLPGDIRYRYDLGGGAAMDTGCYAAHLARLLGGEEPEVVAARAATLRRALAVDRAVTAELAFPSGASGRLRASLWSAQLLSVGARVVGEHGELRVANFLMPHLFHRLRVRTPHGVRTETVPGDATYTAQLRAFAAAVREGAPVLTPARDAVHTMALLDAVYRAAGLPVRGSALD
- the whiA gene encoding DNA-binding protein WhiA, producing the protein MAMTGVVKDELSRLTVLKPCCRKAEVSTILRFTGGLHLVSGRIVIEAELDTGSAARRLRKDISEVFGHESEVVVLAPSGLRKGSRYVVRVIKEGESLARQTGLIDNNGRPVRGLPRHVVAGGACDAESAWRGAFLAHGSLTEPGRSMSLEVTCPGPEAALALVGAARRLKVHAKAREVRGVDRVVVRDGDSIGALLTLLGAHGSVLTWEERRMRREVRATANRLANFDDANLRRSARAAVAAGARVERALEILGDEAPEHLVAAGQLRLAHKQASLEELGQLSSPPLTKDAIAGRIRRLLAMADKRAADLGIPGTEANLTADMLVP
- the gap gene encoding type I glyceraldehyde-3-phosphate dehydrogenase; the encoded protein is MTIRVGVNGFGRIGRNFWRAARAAGSEVEIVAVNDLTDNATLAHLLKYDTVLGTLEGDVEVGDDSIRVGNATVKTLEERDPGKLPWGDLGVDVVIESTGRFTKAEDAKKHIDAGAKKVIVSAPAKGEDITIVMGVNDDKYDPAQHHVLSNASCTTNCVAPMAKVLLDSFGIVKGLMTTTHAYTNDQVILDFPHKDLRRARAAAQNIIPTTTGAAKATALVLPELQGKLDGIAMRVPVPDGSVTDLVVELEREVTKDEVNAAFKAAAEGPLKQFLTYTEDQIVSSDIVGTPASCTFDSSLTMAFGSTVKVIGWYDNEWGYSNRLVDLAKLVGSRL
- a CDS encoding phosphoglycerate kinase, which translates into the protein MRTIDDLDVSGKRVFVRADLNVPLDGDRITDDGRIRASLPTITTLRERGARVVVAAHLGRPKGAPDPAYSLRPVAARLGELLGTEVAFATDTAGDSAREVTAALADGEVALIENLRFEPGETSKDDAERGEFADRLARLADLYVGDGFGAVHRRHASVYDLPQRLPHAVGGLVLAEVEVLRTLTGDPRRPYAVVLGGSKVSDKLGVIDNLLGTADRLLIGGGMVFTFLKAKGYEVGKSLLEEDQLDTVREYLQRAEKQGVEIVLPVDVVAAEAFSADAPHAPVDADAIPADRMGLDIGPKSRELFASRLADTATVFWNGPMGVFEMEPYSHGTRALAQALIDSGAFTVVGGGDSAAAVRSLGFAESAFGHISTGGGASLEYLEGKRLPGIEALAD
- the tpiA gene encoding triose-phosphate isomerase, whose protein sequence is MAQPTRTPLIAGNWKLNNNHLEAIALVQKLAFSLTDADHDTAEVVVLPPFTSLRSVQTLVDGDKLRIGYGAQDISAHDKGAYTGEVSGPMLAKLGCAYALAGHSERREYHHEDDAVVNAKVKAAFAADITPILCLGEGLDVRKAGGQVSHTLAQLDGALKDVTAEQAARLVVAYEPVWAIGTGEVATPEDAQEVCGALRARLAELYSAETAAATRILYGGSVKGDNIAGIMEQADVDGALVGGASLKPEEFVRIARLGRER
- the secG gene encoding preprotein translocase subunit SecG, with protein sequence MILGLSIVVMLCSVLLVLMVLLHKGKGGGLSDLFGGGVTSSLGGSSVVERNLDRLTIAIGLVWIVAVVALGLLLNQGGV
- a CDS encoding RNA polymerase-binding protein RbpA encodes the protein MGSGSAIRGSRVGAGPMGEAERGESAPRIRVPFYCANKHEVVPSFAHEAAVPDEWDCPRCGFPAGKDPQNPPAPPRTEPYKTHLAYVKERRSEEEGRLILDEALAKLRADRAEVEAYMRANAN
- a CDS encoding IclR family transcriptional regulator — protein: MSHVPAATRALRLLRYLATRPGPVAATAIASELGLPRSSVYQLLEAMAEEGFVVHLPEEHRWGLGVAAFEIGSAFLRHDPLERLARPLLRQLVEETGATAHLGVLHGADTLYLLKEHPPHTPALVTGVGVRLPAHLTASGRALLAHLPRAQVRALYPDAGHFVDRTGRGPRTPGELREVLTAERRAGFSVEEGQVSEGFSSVAAAAFDHNGAPAAAISLTVPAGDRPLPVPALAASAREAAAELTRRLGGRRPG
- a CDS encoding LysR family transcriptional regulator encodes the protein MFDLRRLRVLRAVHHHGTVTGAAEALHLSPSAVSQQIRQLAKELGVALLEPDGRRVRLTSAAVVLLDHADALSTRWEQALADLAVHADGDAGPLRIAGFATGIAVLLAPAAALLRRSRPRLSVSVTQAETGECFDMLLAGSADLAVFVPDPTVVVAEDSRFDQRVLIEEPHDLLVPAGHPLAGRSSVALSEAAREDWVIPDDSCGHHRLVQVACASAGFTPRVAHVATEWSAATALVAHGLGVTLAPRMLPIATAHPIARVPLHGSATPVRSILTCVRAGSADHPAVAHGLAALREVAEAAAASPRQAAEPAVA